The genome window CAGGTTGCCGCTGCACGATACGAACAGATGGAGGGCGAACCCGACCCGCATATCGCAGGCAGCTACCTGCAACAGATGCGCCAGCACTTCGATCCTGTACACGGCGGCTTCGGCAACGCGCCCAAGTTCCCACCCAACACCGCCTTCCCCGTGCTCTTCTGGCTGGGAGAGAACCTGAACAGCGAAGATGCTCTGCAGATGGCTTTGCGCACGCTGGACGCGATGGCGCTGGGCGGAATCCGAGACCACATCGGCGGGGGCTTCCACCGCTACTCCACCGACGCCCAGTGGCTGTTGCCCCATTTCGAGAAGATGCTCACCGATAATGCGCAGCTGGGATGGGCATACACGGAGGCATACAGCCTTACCGGCAACATGCACTACGCAGAGGTGGCAAGGGAGATTTACCACTGGGTGCTGCGCGAGATGCGAGTGGAAGGCGGTGCATTTGCCAGCGCGACGGACGCCGACAGTGAAGGCGAAGAGGGCAAATACTATACATGGACGCTCGGCGAGATTCGTCAGGTATTGCCCCCTGCGCTGGCAGACCTGTTCTGCAACGTGTACAGCATCCGCCCCGACGGTAACTATCGCGAGGAAGCCAGCGGACAGTTGACCGGCAGGAACATCCCACACCTGCGCGCTCCACTGAACGAAATCGCTGCTGAACTGGGCATGACGCCCCAGGATCTGCAGGAAAAAATGAGGGGAGCGCGCGAGATGCTGTTGCAGGCGCGATTGCAGCGGGTGCCTCCCCTGCGCGACGACAAGGTGCTGGCAGGATGGAACGGCCTGATGATAGAAAGCCTCGCGTATGCCGGGCTGGTGCTGGAAAACGAGCAGTACGTGCAGGCGGCAGAAGAGGCGGCACGCTTTATCCTGCAACAGATGACCGACGAGGAAGGACGGCTACTGCGGCGATACCGCGATGGAGAGGCGGCGATACCTGCCTATCTGGAAGATTACGCCTTGCTGGGCGCAGGTCTGCTGGTGCTGTTCGAAGCCACTGAGAACGAAACCTGGCTGGCAGAAGCGAAACGGCTGGCAAATCGCGCCATCGCCGACTTCTGGGACGAAGAGCATCAGGCCTTTGTGAACACCGCGGACTACCACGAGAGGCTTATTGCCCGTGTCAAGGAAGTTCATGACCGCTCCTTCCCCTGCGGAAACGGCGCGGCAGTGCGCCTGCT of Bacillota bacterium contains these proteins:
- a CDS encoding thioredoxin domain-containing protein, translated to MQPNRLIHEKSPYLLQHAHNPVDWYPWCEEAFERAANEDKPIFLSVGYSSCHWCHVMAHESFEDPRIADILNRNFVCVKVDREERPDIDDIYMTAVQLLAGRGGWPMSVFLTPEGEPFFAGTYYPPEIFAQIARQLADAYQNRRDEVLQSAREVAGVIQQVAAARYEQMEGEPDPHIAGSYLQQMRQHFDPVHGGFGNAPKFPPNTAFPVLFWLGENLNSEDALQMALRTLDAMALGGIRDHIGGGFHRYSTDAQWLLPHFEKMLTDNAQLGWAYTEAYSLTGNMHYAEVAREIYHWVLREMRVEGGAFASATDADSEGEEGKYYTWTLGEIRQVLPPALADLFCNVYSIRPDGNYREEASGQLTGRNIPHLRAPLNEIAAELGMTPQDLQEKMRGAREMLLQARLQRVPPLRDDKVLAGWNGLMIESLAYAGLVLENEQYVQAAEEAARFILQQMTDEEGRLLRRYRDGEAAIPAYLEDYALLGAGLLVLFEATENETWLAEAKRLANRAIADFWDEEHQAFVNTADYHERLIARVKEVHDRSFPCGNGAAVRLLAKLYGITGEENYAYFAYRTLRSLWSPIQKYPQGSDSLIYALLLLAGDELEEIPEAEAAQPAISTTGLPVHVEMHIMEGGVMIRFLMERGWHIHGAEGVPEHLVPTRIEISSTLPLVFGEPMFPPPDTLQTGETAQPVPVYRGELRVVVPVIGIGEVTTDTGEIRAKVTCQPCTDTECALPQTVELVEQVRLHLRDEGVR